In Cryptomeria japonica chromosome 1, Sugi_1.0, whole genome shotgun sequence, the sequence GAAATAGGAAATTCTAGCTATTCTGCCTCTGCTATAGTTAGCCAAGATAGTTTCGGTTCGAATCCCGAATCGAAGTTCCAACTCCAAGGTTCCCGTTATTCTATGCGGCTAGATTGGGCCATTCCAAATAACACTTACTCCTCGTCCAAAGCCAATATTTCATACCAGTGTGTTCCAAACGCAATCACTCAAGACAAAGGGTGGGGGTATTTATGCAAGTGCAATAGTAACGATACGGGAGATGGATACGTCAACGGCACAGGATGCAGAGGTACAAATGATAAATTTATGTTtccatcaattttattttttaatttagattGTATTCTAATACTCTGTATCCACAGCTCCAGAAACCAAAAAGTGCACAAGTTTCAGCTGCTTTCAAACTTTGTCAGTAATCACAGGTATTTATTTGTCAATATTCAACAAGTGTATGTTATTTGTTAACCTGGTCTACATTTCCTACAATAATAGTTTTGTGTTTGAGGAATGCAGGGGCATGTGGGACACTAATAGCTGTGCTACTCGGCGGTGGCAGTCTCTTCTGGATTTTCAAGCTGAGGAAATCCAAGCGCGACAAGGAAAAGAACTTCCAGAGAAACGGAGGGGATCATTTGAATAATCTAATTTCATCGCTAGGAGGAGTAGAAAGCGTGAAACTTTTTTCTTTGAAAGAGATCGACAAAGCCACAAATAAGTTCTCTCAAAATTTGATCCTGGGATGTGGTGGCTATGGCACCGTTTACAAAGGCAATCTCACCAATGGACGTGCTGTGGCCGTCAAGAAGTCCAAGGAAGTTGATTCCAAGGAAATCGAccaatttattaatgaaatttctaTTTTGAGCCAAATTAATCACAGAAATGTGGTGAAGGTACTGGGCTGCTGCCTGGAAACTCCGGTTCCTCTGCTGGTCTATGAATACATTTCTAATGGAACATTGTTCGATCATCTCCATGGTGACAGGCAACACCAGCAGCAAATTCCATGGGAGAAGCGCTTGTGCATAGCCAAGGAAACCGCAGAAGCTTTGTCATACTTGCACTCTGCAGTGTCAATACCGATTGTCCACAGAGATGTCAAATCTTCCAACATTCTTCTCGATAATGATTATAATCCAAAAGTTGCGGACTTCGGAGTGTCTCGTCTGGTGCCGATGGGGCAAACACACATTACTACAGTTGTGCAGGGAACAATGGGTTACTTGGATCCTGAATACTTTCAAACAGTTCAGCTTACAGAGAAAAGCGATGTCTACAGCTTTGGAGTAGTTCTCGTGGAGCTTTTGACAGGGCTGCAACCTGTTTCGTATGAAAGGATGAAGAACCATAGCAACCTCGCTATATTTTTCCTCTCCACTATAAACGCGATGGGTCTCAGAGAAATCATAGATCCCCGTCTTGATGTGGATGAAGGTAAAAACATGGAGTCGATGAGAAGAGTGGCGGGGCTAGCGAAGGAATGCCTAAGCGTTGAAGGGGAGAAGAGGCCTTCAATGAAAGAGGTGGTTCAGGAACTGCTTTGGGCAACAGGCGGCGAAAGGCCGCATGCGTGGCTAAATAATGATGCAGCAGACAACCCGGAAGAAATGGTGGGGCTGATAGTTGGTGAGGAAGAAAGAAGCGAGGAAATTAGGGCCGTTTATTCAATACCACAGCACTTCAGTTCCTCGTTTGGCATTGAAGGGCTCGGGGTTGGGGTTGGGGTTCGAAGCGGCAGATAACTCCTCTGGACGATACTTTTAGTTCTTTCCGTGTGTGATTTTTGGCACGTGTCGTGCTTACTACGTAGACTGTGTCCTTTTAATGTATAAATATGTAATTTAAATGTCTGAACGACCTTTTAGTCTATACCCGTACTATTTACAAACCAATTTCTTTCAAGATATAATATGCTTTCTAATTTGTAATAATAAAAAAGACAGGTTCACGTTTTTTCTTTTTAGTTCCTGCCCGCATAAATTCATATTACACTATGTGCTATGAGCAACTTGCAATTTTTTTACCTAAAATTTGGATGTGCATTATTTTGTTGGGCTGTGATTGGGAATACAGATGGCTGGCCCTGCATTCCCAGAACTCAACACAAGAGAACACACATTCCGTAAGGTTCTGGGCAGTGCATAATTGATTGTCGTTGGGTTTGAATGCACATTCTGCTAGGTCTTAGGTTGTGCATAATAGATTGTTGTCAAGTTTCAAAGACAAGTGTCctgtgttgggattaaggtgtctcaaccttagagtccaaacttgctaatttaattatttgttttatttttccaCTTTGGAAGTCCTGAAGTAGTTGCTATGTTGAGTTTATGATAaatttttctattatgattatgacAATTTCTAATTTGGTGGAAGAGTCATGGAAAGTTATATTTTGGCAAATTGCATTTATTATTtcagttcacttttgacaagtggtgtgaggtaaggaaggcacCTATTTGGTTTTGGTAACTTATATGCTGTACTTACATTGCATTTGGCAATATGACGGTTATGGAAGAGATAGGCGTTGTTGCTTcggaagttgctatgtgcaacatgtcattggattagcaagatgttgcttgtgacacaacttacctcttgggCTTTGGAGTTGGTTTTGGAAATCATGTGCACATACCACTTTGTGatgagctctataaatatgttgatgcCTTAGTGGTTTTGTATGAGACAAGTTGAAGGGTTGTTATGTTGTTGGAATTATTCTTGAAATCTGTGTTGTAACTACTCTTGAAGAGCATTGGCTTTGTATATTGCATTGTAACTATTGTTGCTACTGAATAATACAATTGAgtttggcttttggagtgtgggttttttcccaaaagggttttcccacataaatttggtgttatggttttatttGCTATAATATGATTTTATATATGTTTATCTAATTTATAATTGTTGAAAAGTTTGTAAGAAATTTCTGCATCACCTCTTctattagatttagcatttggaagcatTATTCCGCACTTTGGCTTCCTTTCATCCTGCTTTTGAACAATACCATGATACTCCTTGCCATGTGTTTTTCCTCCATTCTCTCATGACTCAAAACAAATTTCCCCGTTTATGCCCAGTGATGAAGCGCTATGGCTCTTTCTGTGGTAATAAAATAAGGAGAGGTAATTTACAAAACATTTGCAAGACTTGGTGGGCATTTGGATCTGTAAGTTTATTTCTTTCCCCTGCATCTCATATTTGTAGTTGTATTAGGGTTTATGGTAGTTCATTTTAATTAGCCATTTTGTCAATGCATGTGTCTTGCATCATCCATATTCCTTTCATTTTCAGAGACTCATCCGTTGGTTTCAGTTTGCCATCAATGTCAGAATCAGGCCTTTCGTTTTTGCACACACAGGGCAACTTCCCTTGCCAGAGTGGGGGGAAGTGCTGTCAAGGGTTCCAATGATAACATCTCTATAAACCCCTAATGTCCTTACCCCGTTCCAGATCTCCCAAATTCAGATAGGCAAACAAAATGTCTGGAAAATGTAATATCGTTTGGGTGTTGTTGGTCTTCATTTTTGCACATTTCTGGTGGAAAATTGACTATCGAGGTATATTTCTATGGACTATGTTTTCATACAGAAAATCATGATCGTTGTACCTAGACAACATGTAGTTCTTAGGCTCTGTGCTTGTCATGGCTGATGAATATATGTATAGGGAATATTTGAGACAAAATTAGTGTAGGTGGCTGTAAGTATACTATGACTTCTTGTTTAAAATTTGTGATTCGAAACATAGCATTTGctatctttcttaattttttcttttaGAGTTGCATTCATAGCTGTAGGTTGAGAATGGAGATACAAGTACTCCTACAAAGTATCTGATTTAGGTTGAAGGTGGCTTGAAAAATTCAACGTGTATGGTAAAAATAGAGCATTCAGTGGAGGAGGGTATTTGAAATTCAGTTTCATTTGCTACAGCTTCAAGTTAGAGCACTTGGCTACCAATATATCTGCTTGACACTATGTGCGGGAAATGAGGGTGACATAAACGTGAAAGTTAGTTTCAaagggtccacacaccaatgagactcttggtgcaagttataggaactatattgaaatagctcaactccccaagggctgtcccattgttctctatctcacaggatccctaaagtcaatgcctttactctcagattactgagcaaagtgacttaggaatgacaactccaagaatgagtgatgtttgtttATAAGCATGAATTCATTCCTACaacatgtatgatattgaaactagaatgatttaaactagtatgaatatgatgctatgataaagattagtaatcctatcctaataagatatactagtctaacatggatatgctatgatattgaaaatgcttctaaatgcttagtgtgatttaacaaagagaggctagatgcttggtaaaatgactataagttagatgcataaaacttatattcactagtaaaatgactataagttagatgcataaaacttggatatgattagcaaaatgactataagtttgatacatgaaatttctatatatcaaaatgagagaatgagagctctatttataggaaaaatagggcaatggatggtcaagattggataatcttaacaagggccaggattgaaagttaatcaatccatgttcacaattctcaccaatgaaatggtgacaattgtcaacaagaggttgcttgagaggagatgaaagaagcattaaatgcttgagaagacatgaaggttaccttaggaggtaagggttaaggttagactagggttatccattggataaagcttttacccaaggggtaaactcttgtgcaagggttaaagggataaccaaggttaaaaccatgaatgcttgatgagacccttgggttagatgagggttgagttagaaagaaagtctctaaccatgtgggaaggttgagttaaccattaatggttatataagagccttaaatggtttggaagactttgagggttaacttgttgaggacataaagcctttaatggttttcaaagactttggaggctttgagaagtgacttctcttttcttaggattgtgataatatttaggagatggaataGGCTaatttggaagtgattagaagtatctagaaggggattaaagaggcaagtgggagatgtaggaaaatgcaagtggaggaaaaaagattttaattaaaataaaattactttatttcaatcaaatagatgcaacttgcataaatacaagtgggggatttaaataaataaattagatttatttatttgcaaggatcaatttaattaaatgtaaatttaattaaaaagggagaaaggggaattaattaaataaagtgatttattttaattaaaggctagaaaaggtttaagtgaacttaattaaataaattgagtaattcatttaatcaaataggtgaatgtgaagaatttaattaaatagaggaatggggttaaaatgaatattaaatatt encodes:
- the LOC131073542 gene encoding wall-associated receptor kinase-like 8 produces the protein MATSTITTVLQWILLYSSIHLLSLKPGNCLRSNPQKCGNLTIPYPFRYNTTDYGLPGFEITCKGKSSSDSGIPYLPIPSGEVQVVNISYDHILVDATASYALPYKINVTSTIAFKLSDEGPFRISELNNFFAVGCITQGEYRLSFATAPNYFLGRCRSRCNQTRSVKPWVCKENSCCKVPLPGGYTQIEVNATYYASDEIGNSSYSASAIVSQDSFGSNPESKFQLQGSRYSMRLDWAIPNNTYSSSKANISYQCVPNAITQDKGWGYLCKCNSNDTGDGYVNGTGCRAPETKKCTSFSCFQTLSVITGACGTLIAVLLGGGSLFWIFKLRKSKRDKEKNFQRNGGDHLNNLISSLGGVESVKLFSLKEIDKATNKFSQNLILGCGGYGTVYKGNLTNGRAVAVKKSKEVDSKEIDQFINEISILSQINHRNVVKVLGCCLETPVPLLVYEYISNGTLFDHLHGDRQHQQQIPWEKRLCIAKETAEALSYLHSAVSIPIVHRDVKSSNILLDNDYNPKVADFGVSRLVPMGQTHITTVVQGTMGYLDPEYFQTVQLTEKSDVYSFGVVLVELLTGLQPVSYERMKNHSNLAIFFLSTINAMGLREIIDPRLDVDEGKNMESMRRVAGLAKECLSVEGEKRPSMKEVVQELLWATGGERPHAWLNNDAADNPEEMVGLIVGEEERSEEIRAVYSIPQHFSSSFGIEGLGVGVGVRSGR